One Brassica napus cultivar Da-Ae chromosome C2, Da-Ae, whole genome shotgun sequence DNA window includes the following coding sequences:
- the LOC125582220 gene encoding uncharacterized protein LOC125582220 produces the protein MSEVQVTMPIIDAFMLIPQYSKFLKDAVAAKKKEMEGMVILTHECSAIIQRLVIPKKLEDPGCFTLPCALGPMVFDRCLCDLGASVSLMPLSVAKKLGFTQYKKCRLSLVLADRSVKYPVGILEDLPVMVGNYEIPTDFVVLEMGEEAQDPLILGRPFLATAGAIVNVKEGKIDLHLGKGHVLHFDIKEVMRRPTVQGQVFYIEEMDALADEILEELSLEDPLQHALTVEKEAEVVENLESTAYGMMLDSHQGFFSEDQYEELPQMVHQEVSVTQQEDNQQDDWSELKAPKVELKPLPHGVRYAFLGPNETYPVIVSSELTESELSELLRTLKRFRKAIGYSLDDIKGISPSLCMHRIHLEDESMTSIEHQRRLNPNLKDVVKKEILKLLDAGVIYPISDSKWVSPVHVVPKKGGITVIKNDKDELIPTRTITCHRMCIDYRKLNSASRKDHFPLPFIDQMLERLANHPFYCFLDGYSGFFQIPIHPNDQEKTTFTCPYGTFAYRRMPFGLCNAPATFQRCMMSIFSDLIEDVVEVFMDDFSVYGSSFSACLSNLCRVLQRCEDTNLVLNWEKCHFMVKEGIVLGHKISEKGIEVDKAKIDVMVGLPPPKTVKDIRSFLGHAGFYRRFIKDFSLITRPLTRLLCKEATFSFDVECLQAFKKLKGELVSAPIVQPPDWDFPFEIMCDASDYAVGAVLGQKKDGKTHVIYYASQTLNDAQMRYATTEKEMLAIVFAFEKFRSYLVGSKVIVYTDHAALRHLLAKKDAKPRLLRWILLLQEFDMEIKDKPGVENGVADHLSRLRVESGIPIDEGLPEEQIMAIEAVIAVCETGRKLEEVQATEEKEPWYADLVNYLATGKEPLNLVGYAKKKFYKDVKRYYWDEPYLYILCKDQLYRRVVANEEIDGILAQCHGSSYGGHFATFKTVAKVLQAGFWWPHMFKDTQDFVSKCDSCQRRGNITKRNEMPQNPILEVEVFDVWGIDFMGPFPSSFGNKYILVAVDYVSKWVEAIASPTNDARVVIKMFKSIIFPRFGVPRVVISDGGSHFINKLLEGLLKKNGVKHKVATPYHPQRFMDLGVFEFDLNWVKMVKKTKGRLEAERQEAESQEFALRGKALTSEPTGSGTQRTVRQQTLAARKSKEHEKRAGKSVPVPTHEEGETESEDEPAPTKKAKMSKGKGVAVDRDRAKTPSVEELYDHLKNGVTWAPTRFADLDLLKELGLESDIEDVTCQFLSSLVVTYHDTAHVRQGWGKIRFKVNGREYNMNFKDIGRVMGFQDLEDHSLPKCENLPTELWKLITGNKHSTGADKNSHIRHPSVRYLHRLLVHAFYPRKQAGTTHLSISMDLRATTSSPMTESFPLELSVMLMTTLVVSRGGTKLRTER, from the exons atgagtgaagtccaggtcacaatgcccattattgatgctttcatgctgattcctcaGTACAGTAAGTTCCTAAAAGatgctgtagctgcaaagaagaaagagatggagggcatggtgattctcactcatgagtgcagtgctatcattcagaggctggtcataccaaagaagctagaagatccaggatgcttcacattaccttgtgctcttgggcCTATGGTATTCGATAggtgtctctgcgatttgggagctagtgtcagcttgatgcccctatctgttgctaagaagctcggtttcactcagtacaagaagtgtagactttctctggtattggctgatcgttcagttaagtaccctgtgggtatcttagaggacctcccagtgatggttggaaattatgagatccctacagactttgtagtgcttgaaatgggtgaagaagctcaagaccctttaatccttggaaggcctttcttagcCACAGCTGGAGccattgttaatgtgaaagaaggcaagattgatctccatctgGGTAAAGGGCACGTTCTCCATTTcgacatcaaggaggtaatgaggaggccaacagttcaagggcaggtgttctacattgaagagatggacgcccttgctgatgaaatccttgaagagttgtcactagaggaccctctacagcatgctttgactgtagagaaagaggctgaggtggttgagaacctggagagtactgcctatgggatgatgctGGATTCACACCAGGGGTTTTTCAGTGAGGATCAGTACGAGGAGCTTCCCCAGATGGTTCACCAAGAAGTCTCAGTCACTCAACAAGAGGACAACCAGCAAGATGACTGGAGTGAACTTAAGGcacctaaagtggagcttaaacctcttccccatggtgtaaggtatgcatttcttggtcctaatgaaacttaccctgtcattgtgagtagtgaacttactgaaagtgagctatctgaacttttgagaacacttaaaagatttagaaaggcaataggttactcactaGATGACATCAAGGGGATATCACCCTCtctgtgcatgcataggatacatcttgaggatgaatcaatgacttctatcgagcatcaaagaaggttaaatcctaacctgaaggatgttgtaaagaaagagattcttaaactcctagatgctggtgttatttaccctatctcagattctaaatgggtatcacctgtgcatgttgtaccaaagaaaggtggtatcactgtgattaagaatgacaaggatgaattgataccaacaagaaccatcacatgtcatagaatgtgcattgattaccgaaaactaaactctgcatctagaaaggatcattttccattaccatttattgatcagatgcttgagagacttgcaaatcacccattctattgtttccttgatgggtattcaggatttttccaaatccccatacatcccaatgatcaagagaaaacgacattcacatgtccatatggtacctttgcatatcgaaggatgccatttggtctatgtaatgctccagccacctttcaaaggtgcatgatgtcaattttctctgatctgattgaggatgttgtggaggtatttatggatgatttctctgtctatggatcttcgttttctgcttgtttgtcaaatttgtgcagggtcctacagagatgtgaagacaccaaccttgtgctgaattgggagaagtgtcacttcatggtcaaggaagggattgtgctaggacacaagatttcagagaaggggattgaggtggataaagccaaaatcgatgttatggttggtctgcctccaccaaagacagtgaaagacatccggagttttcttggccatgctggattctacaggaggttcatcaagGATTTCTCCTTGATAACTAGACctttgaccaggctgctgtgcaaggaAGCTACCTTCAGTTTTGATGTGGAATGCCTACAAGCTTTCAAGAAGCTAAAAGGTGAACTCGTTAGTGCcccaattgtccagccacctgattgggattttccttttgagatcatgtgtgacgccagtgactatgctgtgggagctgttttggggcagaagaaagatggcaaaacccatgtgatctactatgccagccaaaccctcaatgatgctcagatgaggtatgccacaacagagaaagagatgctggcaattgtttttgcctttgagaagttcaggagctacttggttgggtctaaagtcattgtctacaccGATCATGCTGccttgagacaccttttggccaagaaggatgcaaaacccaGGCTTTTGAGGTGGATCCTTTTGCTCCAAGAGTTTGATATGGAAATCAAAGACAAACCCggagttgagaatggagtaGCTGATCATTTGTCCAGGTTGAGGGTAGAGTCTGGTATCCCTATTGACGAAGGACTTCCTGAGGAGCAGATCATGGCTATCGAAGCAGTGATAGCAGTCTGTGAGACTGGTAGGAAGCTGGAAGAAGTCCAAGCAACAGAGgagaaagaaccttggtatgcCGATTTAGTGAactacctagccacaggaaaAGAACCTCTGAATCTTGTgggctatgccaagaagaagttctataaggatgtgaaaagatactactgggatgagccctacctctacattctctgcaaggatcagctttataggagagtggttgcaaatgaggagattgatgggatccttgcacagtgtcatggatcatcctatggaggtcACTTTGCCACCTTCAAAACAGTTGCAAAAGtattacaagctggattctggtggccacatatgttcaaggatacacaagactttgtttcgaagtgtgattcttgccaaagaagaggaaacatcaccaagaggaatgagatgcctcaaaatccaatccttgaagttgaagtgtttgatgtctggggtattgacttcatgggaccatttccatcatcttttggcaACAAATATATCCTTGTggctgttgattatgtctccaaatgggtggaagccattgcaagccccaccaatgatgctagagttgtaatcaagatgttcaagagcatcatcttcccaaggtttggagttccaagagttgtaatcagtgatggaggttcccacttcattaacaaactgcttgagggacttctcaagaagaacggtgtgaagcacaaggtggcaactccttatcatccccaaa ggttcatggatttgggggtTTTCGAATTTGATCTTAATTGG GTGAAAATGGTTAAGAAGACAAAGGGAAGGTTGGAAgctgagaggcaagaagccgAAAGTCAAGAGTTTGCCCTAAGAGGAAAAGCTTTAACCAGCGAGCCAACTGGCTCAGGGACGCAGAGGACTGTGCGACAGCAGACGTTGGCTGCAAGGAAATCGAAAGAACACGAGAAGAGGGCAGGGAAAAGTGTACCAGTTCCCACCCATGAGGAAGGTGAAACTGAGAGTGAAGATGAGCCGGCACCTACGAAGAAAGCCAAGATGTCAAAGGGCAAAGGGGTTGCTGTTGATCGAGACAGAgcgaaaactccatctgtggaGGAGCTATATGATCATTTGAAGAATGGAGTCACTTGGGCTCCAACCAGGTTTGCCGACCTCGATTtgctgaaggagttgggtctAGAGTCTGATATTGAG gatgtcactTGTCAGTTCCTATCCTCTCTTGTGGTCACTTACCACGACACGGCGCATGTGAGACAAGGATGGGGAAAAATCAGGTTCAAggtcaatggaagagaatacaacatgaacttcaaggacatTGGGAGGGTCATGGGGTTCCAAGACCTAGAAGACCACTCACTTCCCAAGTGTGAGAACCTCCCCACAGAGCTCTGGAAGTTGATCACTGGAAACAAGCACTCTACCGGGGCGGACAAGAACTCACACATCCGACACCCGTCTGTACGCTACCTCCACAGATTGCTAGTCCATGCTTTttacccacggaagcaagctggtacg ACACATCTGAGCAtatctatggacctccgcgctactacttcaagccccATGACGGAGTCCTTCCCCCTGGAGCTCTCcgtgatgctcatgaccacattgGTCGTCTCCAGAGGTGGAACAAAGCTCAGGACAGAacgatag